TCTCTTAGTAGTAGTATTACACGATTGCGCCAAAACTCTCCCGTTCATCATCTGAAAATATCCGGTCAATATCCATGATAATCAATAATCGCTCAGCATGGTTGCATACGCCGGTGATAAATTCCAGTTCGACACCACCTGAGATCACTATCGAAGGCGGCGGCTGAATCTCGCTGCTGCGGATGCGGATAACTTCTGTAACTGAATCGACAATAAAACCAATCAGAGTGCCGCAAACTTCCATGATGATGATTCGGGTCTGGCTGTTGTTTTCAATTTCCATCAGGCCGAAACGTTTACGCAAGGAGATAACCGGAACAATCTCCCCGCGCAGGTTGATGACCCCCTCGATATAGTGCGGTGTGTTGGGCATTTTGGTGATGATCGGCATGCGTATGATCTCGCGCGCCTTGAGGACTTCAACGCCATATTCTTCACCTCCCAGCATGAAGCTGATCTGTTGGATAAGTTTGTCCTGTTGTGCAACATCATTCAATTTTACCAGTGCTTTTATGGCCATGGATGTCTCCTTTTTTGCTATTCAGTTGAGCGCTGTCGTAGCCGATTAATGGGCACCTTGCGAAGTCTGCTGCACCACTTCGGTGATCTGCATATAGATGTCTATTCTGCTCTCAGGTGTGCCATCTCATTTCGCAGCACCTGGATTTGGCCTGCCAGATTTTCCGCCCCGTTTTCAAGAATCCTGACTGACGCCAGATTGATGTCCGCAGTCTGCGTAATCCGCTCCATGGACTGATTAATCTGGACGCTCCATTCCGACTGTTCCCCGCAGGCTTCCTTGATTCCCCGGGTCTTATCTTCCATGTTGGCTGTTGATGTAGCGATAGTCGTGCTCATCTGCCACTGCCGGACACTCGATGTCTGTACCAGCGCCGTGAATTCCCGCGTGCGTTCCGCAGCCTTCGTAATAGAGCGGCTGGCTTGTATCAGTTCCTGGCTGGACCGGAAGATATGAGCAACCATGTTGGTCATCGTACGGATCGACTTGTGCATGTTGCTGCTTCTTCTGGCCTGTTCTTCCGTTGAGTGGGCAATGTCGATGATCTGACGGCCGGCAGCCTCGACCCCACTGACGATTTTGGAAAGAGCTTCTCCAGAGCGGCGGGAGAGGTTTTCCCCGTCGGCGACCCGCTCTTCGGTGATGCGGATCGCGGTGACGGCCTTTCCTGTCTCCTCCTGTACCCCTTTGATCAGGAGAGCGATCTCCATGGTGGATTGTCTGGTACGCTTGGCAAGTCCCTTGATTTCATTGGCGACGATGGCAAACCCTTTTCCGTGTTCTCCTGCCTGTGCGGCAAGGATGGCTGAGTTGAGGGCCAGAAGGTTGGTCTGGTCCGCTATGTCATCAATGACCGAAATAATCTTGCCAATGGCAGAAACCCTTTGGGAAAGAGTGGTGATTGAGTCATAGGCGCTTTTAGACGAGTGCACAATACCATTAATACATGATATTGCGGATAAAACCACCTGCTGCCCCAGTTCCGCATCCAGTCTGACCCCTTCAGCCGCTGCCGCGGTATTGTGCACTGTACCACCGACCTGCTGGATCAGTAGGTCTATTTCCTCGACAGACGAAGTCGTGGTGGATGCTGCATCCATCAAGCTGCCGACGTTCTTACCTACCTGCTCCATCAGGGTTGACATCTCGACCATTGCTGAGCTGACATCCTCAATGGAGGCGGACTGGGTTTCCGCATGCTGCCGGACTTCGTCTATATTGGCCGTCAGTTCGGAGATGCAGGCACTGTTCTCCTGTGCAGATACTGTCATTTGTTCGACGCTTTTACGCACCAGTACTACAGATGCGTCGATTCCGGCCACGGCTGCCGAACCGACTGCAGCCTCCTCTGACTGGCTTCGGACGGTGGTTAGCACGTGGCTCGCAGCTTCGTTGTTTTGATCAGATATTTTCCCCAGTTCGCTGATGGTGTCATTGATTTGGAGCACCATCTTGCCGAACTTGTTAAAGAGTGAGTTTACCGTTTTCCCGAGATGACCGAGTTCATCGTCACTCGCCACCGCTACCTGGACAGTAAGATTACCCTCTGTCCCTTGACAGATTGCTGTTGTCAGTTCGGCGACCCGTCGCACCAGACCGCGAGATGCCATGACCTTGATGACTGTAGCGAAGATTGAAGCGCAGGCCACAAACCCAGCAAGGACAAACTTGGTAAGCATGATGGAAGTATCTGATGCCGGTTCGGAGAGGAGGACAAAGGTTGCGCCTGCCCCGAAGAGTGCGATGCCTGTACCGGCGAACAGAAGAAACCTGATAATGCTTGAGCCGGAGGTGAGATCTGCCATGTTATCATCCTTGGTAGAGTGAACACTCGCTTTACCGGACGCGGAAAGAGTTTTTATTCTACCCGCCTGTCAAAGCGATATTTTATTTCTCCCAGCCCCTCCTAAAATACGAGCGGCTGGGAGAAATAAGGTTTTGTTACAGTCTAAACTGTCTCACCAACCGCTGCAGTTCCTCTGCATTGCCATTCAGCTGTGCCGCCGCCGTAGCCGATTCATGTGCGCCTTGCGAAGTCTGCTGCACCACTTCGGTGATCTGCATTATGTTACTTGAAATCTCGCTGGTAGTGGCGGTCTGTTCTTCGGCGGCGGTAGCGATCTGGTTTACCTGCATGGCAACATCGTTGATAAGCTCCAGAATATGCTGAAGCGCCTGACCTGACTTACCTGCTTCAACGGTACCGCTCTCAACCTGGTGAACACCCTGCTCCATAGCAACAACAGCACCTTCGGTTTCAATCTGGATGGCCTTGACCATTTCACCGATCTCCTTGGTTGCGCGAGTGGTGCGCTTGGCCAGCTCACGGACTCCATCGGCAACGACGGCAAAGCCGCGGCCATGTTCTCCGGCGTGGGCGGCTTCAATGGCAGCATTCAAGGCCAGCAGGTTGGTCTGGTCGGCAATATCGTCAATCGTGCCGATAATATCCCCGATCTTGGCGGACCGCTCGCCCAGTTTTTCAACGGTCCTGGCTGTTTCTTGAACTTTTGCGGCAATCTGCCCTATAACCATCACGGTTCTCTCAACCACAGCTGCCCCGTCGCTGGCAGCCTGAGATGCGCGTTGAGCGCCTTCGGCGGCCATCTGGCAGTTCTGGGCAATATCGCCGGAAGTCGCCGACATCTCCTCGCCGGCTGTCGCAACCGTCCCAGTCTGGGCAGCAACCTCTTCGGCGCCGGTAGCGATTCGTTCGGCTGTAGAGCTTACCTGTGATGCCGCTACTGAAACCTGGGTGGAGGCGTCTGACACCTTTTGGAGCGCCTGTGTAAAGGAATCGGCCATGGCATCAAACGAATGACCGATAACACCGAATTCATCCTTTGTTGTAAGACGCAGCCGTTGCGACAGGTCACCCTGTGCCATGTCTCCACTGGCTTTGATCAGCGCCGCTACCGAACTTGTGATTGAACGTATGATTAAAAATCCTAAAATCAGCGCTATTGTGATTGATAGTACAATCGCGGCAGTAACAAGCGCCATGGTTGTATAATAATGGCTGACGGCATCTTCGTACGCCTTTTTAGCCTGTGCCTTCTCGTTGTCATATATTTTTTGTGCGGCTTCGTTGGCAACCTTGAAAAGCGGATTGGTCTTGGTCAAGGTGATACGAACAGCATCTTCAAACTTGCCGGCCAAAACCGCTTCGTGCGTTGCCAATAGTCCTTCCTTGACAAAATGCATCCTTTTTTCGGCAAAGTCGTCCGCCTGCTTTTTCTCTGCGGCGCTCAATATTCTTCCGGATGTATATTCTTTCCAGATGGCGGTGATCTCTTCGATGTTCTTGATCAACTGGTCAGTATGAGCAGTAAGCGGATGATCGTGCATCTTGGCTATTTCAGGAATTGCCGGATTATGCTGGAGCGCCAGCAGCATCTGAATGCGATTGTTACGCATAAGGGCCATGATTTGGTTGATTTGGTCTGTATTCACCAGGTTTTTTTTGTACATCGTTTCAATAGAATCATTGGATGATTTCATACCTGCCAGACCGAGAACCCCGGCAACGGTTACTGAAACGCAGGCAACCAGTAACATAATGAAAAGCTTGGATTTGATGGTGAAGTTCATTGTCTATACTCCTTTAAGTTGTTGATCTATAAAATGTCTCAGCCTCGCTCATCACATTTTTTTCCTCATATCTTCACCATTACGTTCCGCAACTCTTCACCGATAGAGACATTAGCACCGAACTCCGGCATTTTTTTCCCATTGATTCCATTTCAGAGCCTTTTACTGACCATCCATGTTTTTCTGAAGGTGATTCATCAGTGCAAATAGTCTAGTCTTGTTTTCAA
Above is a window of Trichlorobacter lovleyi SZ DNA encoding:
- a CDS encoding chemotaxis protein CheW, coding for MAIKALVKLNDVAQQDKLIQQISFMLGGEEYGVEVLKAREIIRMPIITKMPNTPHYIEGVINLRGEIVPVISLRKRFGLMEIENNSQTRIIIMEVCGTLIGFIVDSVTEVIRIRSSEIQPPPSIVISGGVELEFITGVCNHAERLLIIMDIDRIFSDDERESFGAIV
- a CDS encoding methyl-accepting chemotaxis protein, with the protein product MADLTSGSSIIRFLLFAGTGIALFGAGATFVLLSEPASDTSIMLTKFVLAGFVACASIFATVIKVMASRGLVRRVAELTTAICQGTEGNLTVQVAVASDDELGHLGKTVNSLFNKFGKMVLQINDTISELGKISDQNNEAASHVLTTVRSQSEEAAVGSAAVAGIDASVVLVRKSVEQMTVSAQENSACISELTANIDEVRQHAETQSASIEDVSSAMVEMSTLMEQVGKNVGSLMDAASTTTSSVEEIDLLIQQVGGTVHNTAAAAEGVRLDAELGQQVVLSAISCINGIVHSSKSAYDSITTLSQRVSAIGKIISVIDDIADQTNLLALNSAILAAQAGEHGKGFAIVANEIKGLAKRTRQSTMEIALLIKGVQEETGKAVTAIRITEERVADGENLSRRSGEALSKIVSGVEAAGRQIIDIAHSTEEQARRSSNMHKSIRTMTNMVAHIFRSSQELIQASRSITKAAERTREFTALVQTSSVRQWQMSTTIATSTANMEDKTRGIKEACGEQSEWSVQINQSMERITQTADINLASVRILENGAENLAGQIQVLRNEMAHLRAE
- a CDS encoding methyl-accepting chemotaxis protein, with product MNFTIKSKLFIMLLVACVSVTVAGVLGLAGMKSSNDSIETMYKKNLVNTDQINQIMALMRNNRIQMLLALQHNPAIPEIAKMHDHPLTAHTDQLIKNIEEITAIWKEYTSGRILSAAEKKQADDFAEKRMHFVKEGLLATHEAVLAGKFEDAVRITLTKTNPLFKVANEAAQKIYDNEKAQAKKAYEDAVSHYYTTMALVTAAIVLSITIALILGFLIIRSITSSVAALIKASGDMAQGDLSQRLRLTTKDEFGVIGHSFDAMADSFTQALQKVSDASTQVSVAASQVSSTAERIATGAEEVAAQTGTVATAGEEMSATSGDIAQNCQMAAEGAQRASQAASDGAAVVERTVMVIGQIAAKVQETARTVEKLGERSAKIGDIIGTIDDIADQTNLLALNAAIEAAHAGEHGRGFAVVADGVRELAKRTTRATKEIGEMVKAIQIETEGAVVAMEQGVHQVESGTVEAGKSGQALQHILELINDVAMQVNQIATAAEEQTATTSEISSNIMQITEVVQQTSQGAHESATAAAQLNGNAEELQRLVRQFRL